In the genome of Streptomyces fagopyri, the window TCAACCTGCCGGTGGCCAGGACTAGCGCCGTCTGTACCCGCCCGCGGCATCCGGACGACGGGAGCCGCAGGAACGCGCGGGCGTCATCGAGGGCGCCGAGTGCCGGCCCGTACACGTCCGACGAGTCCCCTTCCGCGCGCCGCCGACGTCTCCGCCGGCGCCAGGGCCTGATCGCTGAGTCACCGGCCGGGCGGGTTCGCCGGGTTGGCGGTCGGTGGTCGGTTCGAGCCCTGTGTCATTTCCGCCAGAACAGGTGGTGCGCGACGCCGCTGGCGCTGGGCACGATCTCCAGGTGGAATCGGTCGAGCAGTTCGTCGGGTGTTTTCCAGAGCCGGATCCCGGAACCGAGTTCCACCGGCGCGACCGCCACGTGCAGGGTGTCGACGAGGTCGGCATCAAGGAACTGCCGGATCGTGCTGACCCCGCCGCCGAGGCGGACGTCCTTGCCCTGCGCCGCCTTCCGCGCCCGTTCGAGGACCGTGCCGGGGTCGTCGTCGACAAAGTGGAACGTGGTGTCGGAGAGCGTGATCGCCGGGCGAATGTGGTGGGTCATGACGAACACAGGGGTGTGGAACGGGGGCTCCTCCCCCCACCAACCGAGCCAGTCATGGTCGAGCCAGGGCCCGCGCTGGGGGCCGAACTTGTTGCGGCCCATGATCTCGGCGCCGATGTTGTGTGCGAAGTCCCGCGTGAAGTAGTCGTCAAGGCCCCGGCTCCCACCGGGGTCCGTGCGCATGGGCCAGCTGGCGGTGGCACCGGCCCAGGCGAACAGCCGCTCGGGATGGGCGTGCCCGAACGGGCTCTCGAGGGTCTGGTGCTCACCGGCACCGATACCGTCCCTTGAGACGTTGAAATTCATCACTCGCAGTAGCTGTTCCACGTGTCTCCTCGTCAGGTCCTGTCGCGTCCTTGTGTGGCGAGGTGCCCCACATCAGTACGTCGAACGGCACTCGGCCGGATCGACGGCCGCTGATGGTTTTTTTCAAGACGCGCACGGATGGACAGTTCACCCCGCGACCCGCCTGATCACCCACCGACACGTCCAATGCCGCGGCCAGGGTTTCCCCAGGGTGCCGCGGGCGCCCGTGTGGGGCGAGGCTGTAGCGCCGACGGGACCCTGAGGGATGGGGATGGGCCGGTCCGTGTGGACCGGCCCATCCCTTCTTCGCCGCTCTGATCCGTTCCGGAGCGGTATCGGTGCGCGAGTGCGATCAGCCAGGGATCAGTACGCTTCCTCTCCCTGGCCCAGTCCGAGCCCGGTGGTCCAGGAGGTGAACGAGACGCCTGCCTGGTAGATCTCGCTGACGCCCGGCGTGTAGAAATACGTGCCGCGGCTGCTGTGGTCGGGCATGCTCAGCGTCATGGAGCTGACCTTGAGGGTGTGCTCGGCCGCGTCGGGGATGTTGTAGATCGCGGTGGTGTGCAGCGGGGAGTCGGGCCTCAGTACGAGGGTGCCGCCTCGGCCGTTGACAGTGACCGGGATGGGCTTGTCCTCGTCGGGAGAGCCCTTGACGGTGATCAGCGGTGTGTCCTTGAGCGTGCAGACCACACCGTCATGGGCGAGCAGCGTCAGGTCGAAACTGCGCCGGCTGAGGCTGGCGGTGTAGCCACCGAAGTAGAACGAGACGTCGTCCGTGGTGCACGGACGGGGTGCCGCCGCCTTCGCCGCCTTCGCGGGCGCCTGCCGCGCGGTGGTCCTGCCGGCCGCCGCGCTGTCGCCGATGGTCGCGTTCGCCACCGCCGTACCGCTCAGGACGATGGCGGCGACGGCTGCCCCGACAGCCGCCGCACGGGAGTTGAGACGCATGAGGTACCTCCACAACACTTAGGGAATCCGTGGCCGACGTGGCCTGGGGGAACGGCCCGGTCAGAACGCGCCGAGGCCGTGCGGGACGCCGAGACCTGTCGGTCCGTCCCAGCCCGGACCCGCGTTGCACAGGGCGGTGCTGATGCCGGGATACGAGGCGCACTGGTGGTAGGCCTCGTTGTTGCCGGCCGTGACGTCCGTGAAGTCGGCCTTCGGGGCGCGGTAGAGACTCCCGGGACCGTCGACCGCCGAGAGGTGGCCGGCGCGGGCGAACAACCCGGCCACGTAGGGCGCCGACGCGCTGGTGCCTCCGGTCACGACCCAGTTGTAGGGGTCGTCGCCGCTGGGCGCGTAGGTGTCGTACACGGCCACACCGGTGGCAGGATCGGCGTCCGCGGAGATGTCGGACGCTGCCCGGTGGCCGCCGCAGGCCGATGTGACCGAGGACGGCTGCCCGGTGGCGGCGGGAAACGCCTGTTCGCAACCGCTGCCCGCGGCGTACCAGGCGGTGGCCTTCCCTCCGTCCGCGGGCAGACTGACACCGCCCACGCTGATCACGGAGGGCAGCGCGGACGGCCAGGACTGGTGAACGCCGCCGTTGAAGCCCGCGTCGCCCGTGGAGGCGGTGATGGCTACGCCCTTGTGGTCCAGTGCGGTGCGTCGGGTGCCGTGCGTGTTCTGGACATCGGCGCTGTAGCCGTAGCTGACGCTGACCGCCGACGCGCCCTCGCCCACGGCGGTGTTCACCGCTCGGGCGAAGTCGGCGGTGGAGACGTCGTTGTCGTCCTGGGCGTCCTGCCACGGAATGGAGATCTCGAGAAGGCGGCAGGAGGGGCAGGCCGCGGAGGCCATGTCGAGATCGAGTGCCGTCTCGAGCGCGACCTGCTCCTCCAGGTACCGGCCCTGGGTCCCGGTCTGCGGGGCCGGCTGCTTGCCCCCGTCGTAGTTCCTCAGCGTGAGACAGCCGGAGGCCGTGGTGCAGGCCGGCAGTCCGAACGTCTTGCGGTAGGCGGCGAGATCCTTCTCCAGTGTCGGATAGACACCAGCGTCGATGATGGCGATGGTCCGTGTGCTCCGGGAGGTGGCGGGCAGCCCGTAGGCCGCCCCCAGTTCGGCCGGGCCGTAGCCGGCCGGTGCGGGCGACCGCAACGGCGTCTTCCCGTCCGCGTCCTCGGTGACGACCTTCGCGTGACACCGTGGGCAGACAGCCCGTGCCCCGTGGTGGTCGAGCAGCGTTCCGTCCTTCACCTCCTGGTGCAGACGGGCGACACTCTCACCGGAACTCGCTGTTCCGGTCAGTCGCACGACAGGGGGTTGGGGCGTGCCCGCGTCCGCTGCGGCGGGCACGGCCGCCGACGACGACGTATTCGCCGTGAGCATGGCGCACACCAGCACGGTGACCGCTGCTGCCACCCCTGCCACCCGACGTCTCCCGGGCACGCTTCCCGCCCATATCCATCCTCGTCGTCTCACATGCACTCGATCCACTCGGTGGGTACACGGTCCGCCACATGTCGAAGGACGAACCACTGACAACCCGTTAACGGAGTTGCCCACGAGCACAGTTCACGGTTCACCGGTGTCATTTTGTGCAGCGCGGACTTTGGGCCGGCCACGCTGCTCCGGGCGAGGACATGATCGATCAGCCGGCAGGCGC includes:
- a CDS encoding dihydrofolate reductase family protein produces the protein MEQLLRVMNFNVSRDGIGAGEHQTLESPFGHAHPERLFAWAGATASWPMRTDPGGSRGLDDYFTRDFAHNIGAEIMGRNKFGPQRGPWLDHDWLGWWGEEPPFHTPVFVMTHHIRPAITLSDTTFHFVDDDPGTVLERARKAAQGKDVRLGGGVSTIRQFLDADLVDTLHVAVAPVELGSGIRLWKTPDELLDRFHLEIVPSASGVAHHLFWRK
- a CDS encoding S53 family peptidase, which codes for MAAAVTVLVCAMLTANTSSSAAVPAAADAGTPQPPVVRLTGTASSGESVARLHQEVKDGTLLDHHGARAVCPRCHAKVVTEDADGKTPLRSPAPAGYGPAELGAAYGLPATSRSTRTIAIIDAGVYPTLEKDLAAYRKTFGLPACTTASGCLTLRNYDGGKQPAPQTGTQGRYLEEQVALETALDLDMASAACPSCRLLEISIPWQDAQDDNDVSTADFARAVNTAVGEGASAVSVSYGYSADVQNTHGTRRTALDHKGVAITASTGDAGFNGGVHQSWPSALPSVISVGGVSLPADGGKATAWYAAGSGCEQAFPAATGQPSSVTSACGGHRAASDISADADPATGVAVYDTYAPSGDDPYNWVVTGGTSASAPYVAGLFARAGHLSAVDGPGSLYRAPKADFTDVTAGNNEAYHQCASYPGISTALCNAGPGWDGPTGLGVPHGLGAF